From a single Brassica oleracea var. oleracea cultivar TO1000 chromosome C5, BOL, whole genome shotgun sequence genomic region:
- the LOC106292815 gene encoding pinoresinol reductase 1, translating to MGGIKSGEKTSVLVVGATGYLGKRIVRACLAEGHETYVLQRPEIGLDIEKVQLLFSFKKLGARLVEASFSDHQSLVSAVKLVDVVVSAMSGVHFRSHNILVQLKLVEAIKEAGNVKRFLPSEFGMDPPRMGHALPPGRETFDQKLEVRHAIEAAGIPYTYVVGACFAAYFAGNLSQMETLLPPKKKANIYGDGNVKVVFADEDDIAKYTAKTLDDPRTVNKTVYIRPQDNVLTQNELVKIWEKLTGNDLEKTNIAAKDFLANIEHMEIPHQAGIGHFYHIFYEGCLTDHKVGEDEEASSLYPDVKYRRMDDYLRMFL from the exons ATGGGAGGGATCAAAAGCGGCGAGAAAACGAGCGTTTTGGTGGTCGGAGCGACGGGTTACTTAGGGAAGAGAATCGTGAGGGCGTGTTTGGCTGAAGGTCACGAAACTTACGTTTTGCAGCGGCCAGAGATTGGTCTCGACATCGAGAAAGTCCAACTCCTTTTTTCATTCAAGAAACTCGGCGCTCGTCTTGTCGAAGCTTCTTTCTCTGACCACCAAAGCCTCGTATCGGCCGTGAAACTCGTAGACGTCGTTGTCTCCGCCATGTCGGGCGTTCACTTCCGTAGCCATAACATCCTTGTCCAGCTTAAGCTTGTTGAAGCCATCAAAGAGGCTGGTAATGTCAAG CGGTTTTTACCATCTGAGTTTGGTATGGATCCACCACGTATGGGACATGCTTTACCACCAGGAAGAGAAACGTTCGACCAAAAACTGGAAGTGCGTCATGCTATTGAAGCTGCCGGAATACCTTACACTTACGTTGTTGGCGCTTGCTTTGCCGCATATTTTGCCGGAAACTTATCTCAGATGGAAACTTTACTCCCTCCAAAGAAAAAAGCTAATATATATGGAGATGGAAACGTAAAAG TGGTGTTCGCCGATGAAGACGATATCGCAAAATACACCGCAAAAACACTAGACGATCCACGAACAGTGAACAAAACCGTGTACATCAGACCTCAGGACAACGTTCTCACGCAAAATGAATTGGTTAAGATTTGGGAAAAGCTAACCGGAAATGATTTGGAGAAAACCAATATTGCGGCAAAAGACTTCCTTGCCAACATTGAAC ACATGGAGATTCCACATCAAGCAGGGATAGGACATTTTTATCATATATTCTATGAAGGATGTCTCACTGATCACAAAGTTGGAGAAGATGAAGAAGCGTCAAGTCTCTATCCGGATGTCAAGTACAGGCGTATGGATGATTATTTAAGAATGTTCCTCTGA